A window of the Anaerolineae bacterium genome harbors these coding sequences:
- a CDS encoding TIM barrel protein, protein MTGAAERSGCGAPLRFGTAGVPRSLSGASHLDGIAEVRRLGLQAMELAFVHRVNVRPDQAPDVQAQAHRLDVALSAHASYYINLNSPSADKVKASRYRVLQAARVGYLCGADTVVFHAGWRHDDAPERVYQVVRSHVAEMSHILREEGVHICLRPETTGKQAQFGDLDELLRLAQDVPGVRPCLDFAHLHARQGLMNTEDEFEQVLQRMGQALGSEALQDVHIHVSGIEYGARGEIRHVPLPESDLNYRGLLGVLARLRVSGRVICESPTNDQDAVLLWHTWLRIRSDQC, encoded by the coding sequence ATGACAGGGGCAGCGGAGCGCTCCGGATGCGGGGCGCCTCTGCGCTTCGGCACCGCCGGTGTCCCTCGAAGCCTAAGTGGAGCCAGCCACCTGGATGGCATCGCTGAGGTGCGGCGGCTTGGCCTGCAGGCCATGGAGCTGGCTTTCGTGCACCGGGTGAACGTGCGGCCGGATCAGGCACCGGATGTACAGGCCCAGGCACATCGGCTGGACGTGGCCCTCAGCGCCCATGCGTCCTACTACATCAACCTGAACTCCCCGTCGGCGGACAAGGTCAAGGCCAGTCGCTACCGGGTGTTGCAGGCCGCTCGGGTCGGGTATCTCTGTGGTGCCGACACGGTCGTGTTCCACGCCGGATGGAGGCACGACGACGCACCTGAGCGCGTGTACCAAGTGGTGCGGTCGCACGTTGCTGAGATGTCGCACATCTTGCGAGAGGAGGGAGTCCACATTTGCCTGCGCCCGGAGACGACTGGCAAGCAGGCTCAGTTCGGAGACCTTGACGAACTGCTCCGGCTGGCGCAAGATGTGCCCGGCGTCAGACCTTGCCTGGACTTCGCGCACTTGCACGCCAGGCAAGGACTGATGAACACGGAGGACGAGTTTGAGCAGGTGCTGCAGCGCATGGGGCAGGCGCTGGGGAGCGAGGCCCTGCAGGACGTCCACATACACGTCAGCGGCATTGAGTATGGCGCCCGAGGGGAAATCAGGCATGTGCCTCTGCCGGAGTCGGACCTCAACTACAGGGGGCTCCTGGGCGTTCTCGCGCGCCTGCGCGTGTCGGGGCGCGTGATCTGCGAGAGTCCGACAAACGATCAGGACGCAGTACTGCTCTGGCATACGTGGTTGCGGATCAGATCCGATCAGTGTTAG
- a CDS encoding Asp/Glu/hydantoin racemase: MPKRVGMLHTSFVFIQVETMINDLFREILPDVEVLHFVDSEVLAAVMRAGKVTPEAVRRLTFLAQAAQAAGVDAIFSACSSLGPAADVAALFVDRPLIKIDEAMAREAVSRAARIGVLATVPTTLGPTTDLIRRKAADVGKTVEVFPRLSEGAFEALMGGDKQRHDRMVLEGALDLAPQVEILTLAQASMTRLAPWLSQETGLEVLSSPRLGIEHLRDVLEQMGS, encoded by the coding sequence ATGCCCAAACGGGTGGGAATGCTGCACACCAGCTTCGTCTTCATCCAGGTGGAGACCATGATCAACGACCTCTTTAGGGAGATCCTCCCAGATGTCGAGGTGCTGCACTTCGTGGATAGCGAGGTGCTCGCGGCCGTCATGCGCGCGGGGAAGGTAACGCCAGAGGCCGTTCGCCGCCTGACCTTCCTCGCCCAGGCGGCTCAGGCCGCCGGGGTGGATGCCATCTTCTCCGCCTGTTCCTCCCTCGGCCCCGCAGCAGACGTCGCCGCCCTGTTCGTGGATCGGCCCCTCATCAAGATAGACGAGGCCATGGCGCGCGAGGCAGTCAGCCGCGCGGCGCGGATCGGCGTGCTAGCCACGGTGCCTACTACCCTGGGCCCCACCACCGACCTCATTCGACGGAAGGCAGCCGACGTGGGGAAGACGGTAGAGGTGTTCCCCCGGCTAAGCGAAGGCGCCTTCGAGGCGCTCATGGGAGGCGACAAGCAACGGCACGATCGCATGGTCCTGGAGGGCGCCCTCGACCTGGCTCCTCAGGTGGAGATTCTCACCCTGGCCCAGGCTTCCATGACGAGGCTAGCGCCCTGGCTGTCCCAAGAGACCGGGCTCGAGGTCCTCTCCAGCCCTCGCCTCGGCATCGAGCACCTGAGGGACGTGCTGGAGCAGATGGGCAGCTAG
- a CDS encoding CehA/McbA family metallohydrolase, with product MEPELVHLRVYPLVAPTGRETEFTIAPRAVDDRLPEGDYRCELHPKVWPSSPATAAAARGPDGRVRFRYAPRFAGEVGLTLEFPGGRRHRVGTLFAVEPGLAGLLPLRGDLHTHTWYSDGRSSPAELLRAAWAAGLDFVAVTDHDNWNGGAEAASLGEALPIVVIPGEEVTFERGHLVAVGTRAGISELRERPEHRRQLAEIEEDLRHLGCADDLAARYARALWAARSIRELGGLAILAHPFWVTGGEFHLDREVGRRLCLDGEVDAIELLGEVEFEDNLLAIALHMELLRAGVSLPVVGNSDTHGVEHTLGQYWTVAFARERSSEAVLAAVKAGKCVACVQLPGQPLRAYGPLELVEYAYYLHRSCFPELDILHAQGSAVSLRSAEAVEQYRACCLGLAPVAQARVGAG from the coding sequence GTGGAGCCTGAGCTGGTGCATCTGCGCGTCTACCCGTTGGTGGCGCCGACGGGGCGGGAGACCGAGTTCACTATCGCGCCCAGGGCTGTCGACGACCGGCTGCCTGAGGGTGACTACCGGTGTGAGCTCCATCCCAAGGTGTGGCCCTCGAGCCCGGCGACAGCCGCAGCGGCACGAGGGCCTGACGGGCGGGTGCGCTTCCGGTACGCTCCCCGCTTCGCTGGCGAGGTGGGGCTCACGTTAGAGTTTCCGGGAGGGCGCCGCCACCGGGTAGGAACCCTGTTCGCGGTGGAGCCGGGCCTAGCGGGGTTGCTGCCTCTGAGAGGAGATCTGCACACCCACACCTGGTACTCTGACGGCCGGTCCTCGCCTGCCGAGCTTCTCAGAGCGGCCTGGGCAGCAGGCTTGGACTTCGTGGCCGTCACCGACCATGACAACTGGAACGGTGGCGCGGAGGCCGCCTCCCTGGGGGAGGCCCTGCCCATCGTGGTCATACCGGGCGAGGAGGTCACCTTCGAGCGCGGTCACCTGGTGGCAGTGGGCACCCGGGCGGGGATATCGGAACTGCGGGAGAGGCCTGAGCATCGCCGTCAGTTGGCGGAGATCGAAGAAGACCTGCGACATCTGGGCTGCGCTGACGACCTCGCCGCGCGGTATGCGCGGGCGCTGTGGGCGGCTCGCAGTATCCGGGAGTTGGGCGGCTTGGCCATCTTGGCGCACCCGTTCTGGGTGACAGGGGGCGAGTTCCACCTGGATCGAGAGGTGGGCCGGCGGTTGTGCCTCGATGGCGAGGTGGACGCGATCGAACTGCTGGGTGAGGTGGAGTTCGAGGACAACTTGCTCGCCATAGCCCTGCACATGGAGCTGCTAAGGGCTGGGGTGTCGCTGCCCGTCGTGGGCAACTCGGACACCCATGGGGTGGAACACACCTTGGGCCAGTATTGGACTGTGGCGTTCGCTCGAGAGCGTAGCAGTGAAGCCGTGCTGGCAGCGGTGAAGGCGGGCAAGTGCGTGGCCTGCGTGCAGCTACCGGGTCAGCCCCTGAGGGCCTACGGCCCCCTGGAACTAGTGGAGTACGCCTACTATCTGCACCGGTCATGCTTCCCTGAGCTGGATATCCTGCACGCTCAAGGGAGCGCGGTTTCCCTGCGCTCAGCCGAGGCCGTGGAGCAGTACCGGGCCTGCTGCCTGGGCCTAGCTCCCGTAGCGCAGGCTCGCGTGGGGGCGGGGTGA
- a CDS encoding ferritin-like domain-containing protein, with product MAAKNEIIKMLYDDMRDEHGAIILYLQHAYLLGEGEEAAEIEQTARDEMRHFKWLAQAITQLGGEPILDRTEMELGGKAPLEWMARDIRAEEDAIAQYEAHKKAIDDPKIVALIDRILTDERAHLEVFTSFREKFGPGGELEGKPAGIYQGEGLAAEVARVLDYATQHEYTVILQYLFHSFVTPDYEASRELETISINEMQHLGWFGELAAESGHFPLFARGLVHKGEATGDMLGADLEAEKSVAATYAEYADRLRNDEDQAELVETLDRARENEEFHIHMFDLMLGRVRENDPASQRPGLGRTQPAKERGSGKDSASVADARTGTPAERADAAPDLSSAEGRPASGRTAPGFTVGSLKSR from the coding sequence ATGGCAGCGAAGAACGAGATCATCAAGATGCTGTACGACGACATGCGTGATGAACACGGAGCCATCATTCTCTACCTGCAGCACGCCTACCTGCTGGGGGAGGGGGAAGAGGCGGCCGAGATAGAACAGACAGCGCGGGATGAGATGCGCCACTTCAAGTGGCTGGCGCAGGCCATCACCCAGCTGGGCGGGGAGCCCATTCTGGACCGCACCGAGATGGAGCTAGGCGGCAAGGCCCCACTCGAATGGATGGCGAGGGACATCCGGGCCGAAGAGGACGCCATCGCTCAGTACGAGGCTCACAAGAAGGCCATTGACGACCCTAAGATCGTCGCCCTCATTGATCGCATCCTGACGGACGAGCGTGCTCACCTGGAGGTCTTCACTTCTTTCCGCGAGAAGTTCGGTCCGGGAGGCGAGCTCGAAGGGAAGCCCGCCGGGATCTACCAGGGCGAGGGCTTGGCGGCTGAGGTAGCCAGAGTGCTAGACTACGCTACCCAGCACGAATACACGGTCATCCTCCAGTACCTGTTCCACTCCTTCGTCACCCCGGACTACGAAGCGAGCCGAGAGCTGGAGACCATCTCTATCAATGAGATGCAGCACCTGGGCTGGTTTGGCGAACTGGCTGCTGAGTCGGGTCACTTCCCCCTGTTTGCGCGTGGCTTGGTGCACAAGGGGGAAGCCACCGGGGACATGCTGGGAGCGGATTTGGAGGCCGAGAAGAGCGTGGCCGCTACCTACGCCGAATACGCTGACCGCTTGCGCAACGACGAGGATCAAGCCGAGCTGGTGGAGACCCTGGACCGAGCCCGGGAGAACGAGGAGTTCCACATTCACATGTTCGACCTGATGCTGGGGCGAGTGCGGGAGAATGATCCGGCCTCGCAGCGGCCGGGCCTGGGCCGTACTCAGCCGGCGAAGGAGCGTGGATCCGGCAAGGATTCGGCCTCGGTTGCCGACGCCCGCACCGGGACACCGGCGGAGAGGGCGGACGCCGCGCCCGACTTGAGCTCGGCGGAGGGGAGGCCCGCCTCTGGGCGCACTGCGCCCGGATTCACGGTAGGTAGCCTCAAGTCTAGGTAA
- a CDS encoding bacteriocin family protein: protein MELLLRQDAPLSDQEWEQIDSAVMQAARANLVGRRFISLYGPLGLGVQAVWVDKVKGVSPGTMGTYGEEETDEVVPTERRLLALEMLYKDFRLTWRDIATARDLHAPLDVSAGAAAGAMLARAEDRLVFYGTDDNPGIMRVPGHVTVAIEAGWEEPGSGLAAVAQARSLLVANAAMGPYALVLAPDLYTKLLRILGHGGRLELELIKSVAEAGVFQSPILDAGTGALVSSGPDVLDLAIGGDIQVAYKGPEELNHPFRVLETLALRIRRPEGICVLE, encoded by the coding sequence ATGGAGTTGTTGTTGCGACAGGACGCTCCCTTGAGCGACCAGGAGTGGGAGCAGATTGATTCTGCCGTGATGCAGGCCGCCCGGGCGAACCTGGTAGGGAGGCGGTTCATCAGCCTGTACGGGCCTCTGGGCCTGGGAGTGCAGGCCGTGTGGGTGGACAAGGTCAAGGGCGTGAGCCCGGGCACCATGGGCACCTATGGCGAAGAGGAGACCGACGAGGTCGTGCCCACGGAGAGGCGCCTGCTGGCGCTGGAGATGCTGTACAAGGACTTTCGGCTCACGTGGCGGGACATCGCCACGGCGCGGGACCTGCACGCTCCCCTGGACGTCTCTGCCGGAGCAGCCGCGGGGGCGATGCTCGCCCGCGCGGAGGACCGACTGGTGTTCTACGGCACGGACGACAACCCCGGAATCATGAGGGTTCCCGGACACGTGACGGTGGCGATCGAGGCTGGCTGGGAGGAGCCGGGAAGTGGGCTGGCGGCGGTGGCACAGGCCCGCTCGCTATTGGTGGCCAACGCCGCCATGGGCCCGTACGCTCTGGTGCTCGCGCCCGACTTGTACACCAAGCTCCTGCGCATTCTCGGGCACGGAGGTAGGCTGGAGCTGGAGCTTATCAAGTCGGTGGCCGAGGCGGGGGTCTTCCAGAGCCCCATTCTGGATGCCGGCACAGGCGCTCTGGTCTCATCCGGCCCTGACGTCTTGGACCTGGCCATCGGCGGCGATATTCAGGTCGCCTACAAGGGCCCGGAGGAACTGAACCATCCCTTCCGGGTGCTGGAGACCCTGGCGCTGCGGATACGGCGCCCCGAGGGAATCTGCGTTCTGGAGTGA
- a CDS encoding ferritin family protein, whose protein sequence is MSSASNAAALAALAYAIINEQEGRRYYLAIAHHVRDEMGRRMFLGLAHDEEEHYRVLAGEYQSLLDGGGWISVEKAKAASVPPIEQFKVSPGDVPGAAIPEERLFPDPSRVIPGLHAGSGDREALELALKAEERGFALYRDAYERADDPNARAAYRLLMEEENRHHQWLQRSLEYLEDNNTYWDDTEFPFFTG, encoded by the coding sequence ATGTCCTCAGCATCGAACGCGGCGGCGCTGGCAGCGCTGGCGTACGCGATCATCAACGAGCAGGAAGGTAGACGCTACTACCTCGCGATTGCCCATCACGTGCGGGACGAGATGGGTCGGCGCATGTTTCTGGGCTTGGCCCATGACGAAGAGGAGCACTACCGTGTCCTAGCGGGCGAGTATCAGAGTCTGCTCGATGGCGGTGGGTGGATCAGTGTGGAGAAGGCCAAGGCCGCCTCTGTTCCCCCGATTGAGCAGTTCAAGGTTTCCCCTGGCGACGTGCCTGGGGCTGCCATACCCGAGGAGCGGCTCTTCCCGGATCCGAGCCGGGTGATCCCTGGTCTTCACGCCGGGTCGGGCGACCGCGAAGCGCTGGAACTGGCCCTCAAGGCAGAAGAACGCGGATTCGCCCTCTATCGGGATGCCTACGAACGGGCCGACGACCCCAACGCTCGAGCTGCCTATCGCCTCCTGATGGAGGAGGAGAACCGTCATCACCAGTGGCTGCAGCGAAGTCTGGAGTACCTGGAGGACAACAACACCTACTGGGACGACACCGAGTTCCCGTTCTTCACCGGCTAG
- the xylB gene encoding xylulokinase codes for MLIGMDLGTSSVRVAVVDQGGRILGLGQREYSIEVPCPGWAEQDTEVWWRATAAACSEALHCSQVPPASVRAIGLSGQMHGTVLVSDDGRAIGRAIIWADGRSAAVADGLNCELGLDRLACMAGNRVSPGFMAATLRWLGTERPELLEKARWALLPKDYLRLRLTGEAASEPSDASASLLFDITRDQWSAELTSAAGVETTLLPGIVASHAVAGRLTAAAAEVLGLQAGTPVVAGAGDQAAQAVGNGVLEPSTASCTVGTGGQLLQPAASPSPDPQLRVHCFRHAVPGTWFLMAAILSAGLSLRWWRDTLGLPADTGYQILDGEAAEAGLGAGGLLFLPYLLGERTPHMDSRARGAFVGLALGHGRGHLARAIMEGVAMALAEGLEVLSELVPRPSMLVASGGGARSRLWRQIQADVLGLPLTTVIGQERAVVGAAMLAGMGAGVFHSFEEARQACVMYGPSTEPQPQARREYERLAAMYRSLYPALRQVFEGLADWRVGMGAGT; via the coding sequence GTGCTCATCGGCATGGACCTGGGGACGTCCAGCGTTCGGGTGGCCGTGGTGGACCAGGGCGGCCGAATCCTGGGCTTGGGTCAGCGGGAGTACTCCATCGAGGTGCCCTGTCCAGGTTGGGCCGAGCAGGATACGGAGGTGTGGTGGCGGGCCACCGCTGCGGCCTGCTCCGAGGCGCTGCACTGCTCCCAGGTGCCGCCCGCATCGGTGAGGGCCATCGGACTCTCGGGGCAAATGCATGGCACGGTGCTCGTCTCTGACGATGGGCGGGCAATCGGGCGCGCGATCATCTGGGCCGACGGACGTAGCGCTGCCGTCGCCGATGGGCTCAACTGCGAACTCGGGCTGGACCGGCTGGCGTGTATGGCTGGGAACAGGGTTTCCCCCGGCTTCATGGCTGCGACGCTGCGGTGGCTGGGGACGGAGCGGCCTGAGTTGCTGGAGAAGGCACGGTGGGCGCTCTTGCCCAAGGACTACCTGCGTCTGCGCCTCACCGGGGAGGCCGCCTCGGAACCAAGCGACGCCAGCGCCAGTCTTCTGTTTGACATAACACGTGACCAGTGGTCGGCGGAGCTGACCTCGGCGGCAGGAGTGGAGACGACGCTGCTGCCGGGAATCGTCGCCTCTCATGCTGTCGCCGGGCGGCTGACTGCTGCCGCCGCAGAGGTGTTGGGGTTGCAGGCAGGCACGCCCGTGGTCGCTGGGGCAGGGGATCAGGCGGCCCAGGCGGTGGGCAACGGTGTGCTGGAGCCCTCGACCGCCTCCTGCACCGTCGGAACGGGAGGGCAACTGCTGCAGCCGGCCGCTTCGCCCAGCCCCGATCCGCAGCTGAGGGTGCACTGCTTCCGGCATGCCGTCCCGGGCACGTGGTTCCTCATGGCAGCTATCCTCTCGGCGGGGCTTTCGCTGCGCTGGTGGCGAGATACGCTCGGATTGCCGGCCGACACCGGATACCAGATCCTTGATGGGGAGGCGGCAGAGGCTGGGCTCGGTGCCGGCGGGTTGCTCTTCCTACCCTACCTCCTAGGCGAAAGGACGCCACACATGGATAGCCGGGCCCGAGGAGCCTTCGTGGGACTGGCGCTGGGCCATGGGCGTGGCCACCTGGCTCGAGCCATCATGGAAGGGGTGGCTATGGCGCTGGCCGAAGGGCTGGAGGTCCTGAGCGAGCTGGTTCCACGCCCGAGCATGCTGGTGGCCTCGGGCGGAGGGGCCAGGAGCCGGTTGTGGCGCCAGATCCAGGCCGACGTCCTGGGGCTGCCGCTGACGACAGTGATCGGTCAGGAGAGGGCGGTGGTGGGCGCAGCCATGCTCGCCGGGATGGGAGCGGGTGTATTCCACTCCTTCGAGGAGGCTCGGCAGGCGTGTGTGATGTATGGCCCCTCAACCGAGCCACAGCCACAGGCGCGCCGAGAGTACGAGCGGCTGGCGGCCATGTACCGATCCCTGTATCCGGCTCTCCGACAAGTCTTCGAGGGTCTGGCGGACTGGCGCGTAGGCATGGGAGCGGGGACCTAG
- a CDS encoding DUF554 domain-containing protein gives MGLTGTLINAGAVAVGGGAGLLLGSRLGERPRETVMDGIGLVTIVLGTQMALRTENALVVLLAMLLGALVGEWAKIEDRLASLGDALRARVRGTDGSRFTEGFVAASLLFCVGPMTILGALDDGLRGDYSLLAVKSVLDGFSALAFASTMGVGVLFSVVTILVYQGAITLLAGAAEAAFTAPVVAELTATGGVMVLGIGIRLLGIRGVRVGNFLPALVFAPLILAIFQAV, from the coding sequence ATGGGCTTGACGGGAACCCTCATCAACGCGGGGGCCGTGGCAGTCGGAGGAGGTGCCGGCCTTCTCCTGGGCAGCCGCCTGGGCGAACGGCCCCGAGAGACAGTAATGGACGGCATCGGGCTGGTGACGATCGTGCTGGGCACTCAGATGGCGCTGAGGACCGAGAACGCGTTGGTGGTGCTGCTGGCCATGCTGCTGGGGGCACTGGTGGGCGAATGGGCTAAGATCGAGGATCGCTTGGCGTCGCTGGGCGATGCCCTACGGGCACGGGTTCGGGGGACAGATGGATCCCGCTTCACCGAGGGATTCGTGGCCGCCAGCCTGCTCTTCTGCGTCGGTCCGATGACCATCCTGGGAGCACTGGACGATGGCCTGAGGGGGGACTACTCCCTGCTGGCGGTCAAGTCCGTGCTCGACGGCTTCAGCGCACTAGCATTTGCTTCCACTATGGGTGTAGGAGTGCTCTTCTCGGTGGTGACCATCCTGGTCTACCAGGGCGCCATCACTCTGCTGGCCGGGGCGGCCGAGGCCGCCTTCACTGCCCCGGTGGTGGCCGAGCTGACCGCCACCGGTGGAGTGATGGTCCTCGGCATCGGGATTCGTCTGCTCGGTATTCGGGGGGTGCGCGTGGGCAACTTCCTGCCCGCACTGGTGTTCGCGCCTCTGATCCTAGCCATTTTCCAGGCCGTCTGA
- a CDS encoding cupin domain-containing protein → MQRVNEFELPYRGGDSGVKYLFRGPRVDWGVILLRPGESLPAHYHSEVEETFFVVRGRGVLHSGGREHALIPGDAYRMEPRDDHKIVNTSDDDLKLVFIKAPFLPEDKVDL, encoded by the coding sequence ATGCAGCGAGTGAACGAGTTCGAGCTACCCTATCGGGGCGGCGACAGCGGGGTCAAGTACTTGTTCCGTGGGCCGCGCGTGGACTGGGGCGTCATCCTGCTCAGACCAGGAGAGAGCCTGCCCGCCCACTATCACAGCGAAGTGGAGGAAACGTTCTTCGTGGTTCGTGGACGCGGGGTGCTCCATTCTGGTGGCCGGGAGCACGCTCTGATCCCAGGCGATGCCTATCGCATGGAGCCGCGGGACGATCACAAGATCGTCAACACCTCGGACGACGACCTCAAGCTGGTGTTCATCAAGGCGCCCTTCCTCCCTGAGGACAAAGTGGACCTGTAG
- a CDS encoding 2-hydroxy-3-oxopropionate reductase: MPERVGFIGLGIMGKPMARHILEAGYPLTVHNRSRGAVDELAGLGATPARSAAEVAAVSDIVFTCLPDSPDVEAVALGEAGISSGIRPGSIYVDTSTISPVTTKRVARAMQEKGVRMLDAPVSGGQIGAENATLAIMVGGEEDAFERVRPILEVIGKNIVYVGPSGAGQVTKAANQIVVGLTHAAVAEALVLAAKSGVDPAKVVQAISGGAARCWALENRAPKVLQRDFEPGFYAAYHLKDLGIALEAARESGAVLPATALVRQMYQSLVTHGKGRLDHSAIIQVIEGLSDVEVRGGTGG, encoded by the coding sequence ATGCCGGAGCGAGTAGGCTTCATCGGACTGGGGATCATGGGCAAGCCCATGGCTCGCCACATACTGGAAGCGGGCTATCCTCTGACCGTACACAACCGCAGCCGCGGCGCCGTGGACGAGCTGGCTGGCCTGGGAGCGACTCCGGCTCGATCGGCGGCGGAGGTGGCGGCTGTCTCCGATATTGTGTTCACCTGCCTCCCCGACAGCCCCGATGTGGAAGCAGTAGCCCTGGGCGAGGCGGGCATCAGCTCGGGGATTCGCCCTGGCAGCATCTACGTGGACACCAGCACCATTTCACCGGTCACCACCAAGAGGGTGGCTCGGGCCATGCAGGAGAAGGGTGTCCGCATGCTGGACGCTCCCGTGAGCGGGGGCCAGATCGGGGCGGAAAACGCCACTCTGGCCATCATGGTTGGGGGCGAGGAGGATGCCTTCGAGCGCGTGCGCCCCATCCTGGAGGTGATAGGTAAGAACATAGTGTACGTGGGCCCCAGCGGCGCTGGCCAGGTGACGAAGGCTGCCAACCAGATCGTGGTTGGCCTCACTCATGCGGCCGTGGCGGAGGCCCTGGTGCTGGCGGCCAAGTCGGGAGTGGATCCAGCCAAGGTGGTGCAGGCGATCTCGGGCGGCGCCGCCCGATGCTGGGCGCTCGAGAACCGCGCCCCCAAGGTGCTGCAGCGGGACTTCGAGCCGGGGTTCTACGCCGCCTACCACCTGAAGGACCTGGGCATCGCCCTGGAAGCAGCCCGGGAGTCCGGCGCGGTTCTGCCAGCCACGGCGCTGGTACGGCAGATGTACCAGTCGCTGGTGACTCACGGCAAGGGAAGGCTGGACCACTCCGCCATCATTCAGGTGATAGAGGGCCTGTCAGACGTGGAGGTGCGCGGGGGAACGGGCGGCTAG
- a CDS encoding DUF4115 domain-containing protein — protein MSELGALLREARESKGLSLAEAAADTHIRQLHLEAIEEGRRKSLPDLVYLRGLVASYGRYLGLDPVEVRNLLEKEYGRASRGGGRVDSHQPLNEPLIGGGRLLLAIGLLVLAAIVVAAVLWWYWPVLESWGRDLFGWEPATNPVATLPLTAETAALALSDPTMTATVAVSDTIPTASPSRMDPTQEPTLPALPTSAALPLPTPGPTATAVPVVPSPTPTSTPVPGIWLQVRITSPAWLRVVADGEVVYEGTLQAGEVRQWFGGESVLLRTGNAGGTEVAVNGEDVGPLGEPGQIAEYVWTWDGDTAAPRTASD, from the coding sequence ATGAGTGAGTTGGGCGCTCTGCTTCGCGAGGCGCGTGAGTCCAAGGGACTAAGCCTGGCCGAGGCAGCCGCCGATACCCACATTAGACAGCTGCACCTGGAGGCGATCGAGGAAGGTCGCAGGAAAAGCCTTCCTGACCTCGTCTATCTCAGGGGCTTGGTAGCTAGCTACGGCAGGTATCTGGGGCTGGACCCGGTCGAGGTGCGAAACTTGTTGGAGAAGGAGTACGGGCGGGCCTCCCGGGGTGGCGGCCGCGTGGACTCGCACCAGCCGCTGAATGAGCCGCTCATCGGTGGCGGTCGCCTACTCCTTGCCATTGGCCTTCTGGTGCTGGCGGCTATCGTCGTAGCTGCCGTTCTGTGGTGGTACTGGCCAGTCCTCGAATCTTGGGGACGTGATCTGTTCGGCTGGGAACCCGCGACGAACCCCGTCGCCACTCTGCCGCTCACGGCGGAGACCGCCGCGCTGGCGCTGTCCGATCCGACGATGACCGCTACCGTTGCGGTCAGCGACACCATTCCCACTGCTTCGCCTTCGAGGATGGATCCGACGCAGGAGCCTACCCTGCCAGCTCTGCCGACCTCGGCCGCGCTGCCACTTCCCACCCCCGGACCCACGGCGACGGCTGTGCCAGTGGTTCCGTCGCCTACGCCCACGTCGACGCCCGTCCCGGGCATCTGGCTGCAGGTGCGCATCACCAGTCCCGCCTGGCTGCGCGTAGTCGCCGATGGAGAGGTGGTGTACGAGGGCACCCTCCAGGCGGGTGAGGTGCGCCAGTGGTTCGGCGGTGAGTCGGTCCTCCTACGCACCGGAAACGCCGGAGGTACGGAAGTGGCTGTCAACGGCGAAGACGTGGGTCCTCTGGGCGAGCCAGGTCAGATCGCCGAGTACGTGTGGACGTGGGACGGCGATACCGCCGCCCCTCGCACCGCTTCCGACTGA